The following proteins come from a genomic window of Acinetobacter sp. SAAs474:
- a CDS encoding DUF2789 domain-containing protein: protein MSTRPRMTHLFEQLGLDSSADAIALFIVTHQLAADTKITEADFWSEAQRQFLAEKIKSDGEWAIVVDQLNESLHEDSV, encoded by the coding sequence ATGTCAACACGCCCAAGAATGACACACCTCTTTGAACAACTAGGATTAGATTCTTCTGCAGACGCAATTGCGTTATTTATCGTGACCCACCAACTTGCTGCCGATACTAAAATTACCGAAGCGGATTTTTGGTCTGAAGCACAGCGACAATTTTTAGCTGAAAAAATTAAATCAGATGGTGAATGGGCAATCGTGGTTGATCAATTAAATGAATCTTTGCATGAAGACTCGGTTTAA
- a CDS encoding HAD family hydrolase yields the protein MKLALFDLDHTLLNTDSDHSWGEFLVNEGLVDPVRHRQMNDQFYEDYKAGQLDPIAYNEFVFEFLTQHDSIYLTELHQLFMQKVIRPQMRPEGFKAIQKHQQAGHQLVGITATSDFITRPIFHEFGITEVIATNAEVIDGQYTGKVINIPCYQQGKLVRLNQWLAGRNVVESWAYSDSINDRFLLEYADHAIAVNPDERLKHLAQQQEWQIQDWSI from the coding sequence ATGAAATTGGCGCTATTTGATCTCGATCATACCCTATTAAATACAGATTCAGACCATTCATGGGGAGAGTTTCTCGTGAATGAAGGTCTTGTTGATCCAGTTCGTCATCGTCAAATGAATGATCAATTTTATGAGGATTATAAGGCAGGTCAGCTTGATCCAATAGCGTATAACGAATTTGTTTTTGAGTTTTTAACACAGCATGATTCTATTTATTTAACCGAATTACATCAATTGTTTATGCAAAAGGTCATTCGACCACAAATGCGCCCTGAAGGCTTTAAGGCCATTCAGAAACATCAACAGGCAGGCCATCAACTGGTTGGGATTACGGCAACATCAGATTTTATTACCCGACCTATTTTTCATGAATTTGGTATTACTGAAGTGATTGCAACCAATGCAGAAGTCATAGATGGGCAATATACTGGAAAAGTCATTAATATTCCTTGTTATCAACAAGGCAAACTTGTCCGTTTAAATCAATGGTTAGCAGGAAGAAATGTGGTTGAGTCTTGGGCATATTCAGATTCGATCAATGATCGCTTTTTGTTGGAATATGCTGACCATGCGATTGCAGTTAATCCCGATGAGCGCCTCAAACATTTGGCACAGCAGCAAGAATGGCAAATTCAAGATTGGTCGATTTAA
- the ptsP gene encoding phosphoenolpyruvate--protein phosphotransferase, translating to MSNMQLDTLRRIVQEINASASLHESLDIMVNQVAEAMHVDVCSIYLLDERNQRYLLMASKGLNPEAVGHISLHTSEGLVGLVGQREEIVNLDNAPKHERFMYFPETGEELYNSFLGVPVMYRRKVMGVLVVQNKESQDFSEAAESFLVTLCAQLSGVIAHAHAVSNIDVFRKASSLPAYKTFQGVSGSGGIAIGRAIVLYPPADLNAVPDREAEDISEELALLDNALGTVRKEIQALDDKMQDALMAEERALFSVFLRMLDENALPTEIKDEIRAGNWAQGAVRNVIDKHIALFAQMEDDYLRERVSDLKDLGRRILASLQEADSSHRELTDESILIGEEISTAALVELPVDKIAAIVTSEGAMNSHMVIVSRALGIPTVVGVTELPISTLDDVEMIVDAHQGRVFINPPRRLRTRYKEIQKEEEQIAKDLKQYETKDAITPDGVAVRLFVNTGLMIDVVRGVQRGAKGVGLYRSEIPFMLRDRFPGEEEQRAIYRQQLSHFANKSVVMRTLDIGADKDLPYFSIEEENSALGWRGIRFTLDHPEIFSSQIRAMLKASIGLNNLHILLPMITSVSEVEEALYLLDRDWHAVQEEEQVKITKPKIGIMVEVPSVLFQIDEFADLVDFFSVGSNDLTQYLLAVDRNNSRVANVYSHFHLAVLRALNRLVQTCHQYDKPVSICGEMAGDPLSAILLMAMGFNTLSMSSSNILRVRKAICHVPMTDAKMLLERALTINNPLIVKSMMEYYFKTHGLGEMVKSSTRIIGA from the coding sequence ATGTCAAATATGCAACTGGATACATTAAGACGCATTGTTCAAGAAATCAATGCGTCGGCCAGTTTGCATGAGTCCTTGGATATCATGGTCAACCAAGTTGCTGAAGCCATGCATGTAGACGTCTGCTCTATTTATTTGCTGGATGAACGGAATCAACGCTATTTACTCATGGCATCTAAAGGGCTAAATCCAGAGGCAGTAGGACATATCTCTTTACATACCAGTGAAGGCTTAGTGGGCTTAGTCGGTCAACGTGAGGAAATTGTTAATCTAGATAATGCGCCTAAGCATGAACGTTTTATGTACTTTCCTGAAACAGGTGAAGAACTATATAACTCATTTTTAGGCGTCCCTGTGATGTATCGTCGCAAAGTCATGGGCGTATTGGTTGTACAAAATAAAGAATCTCAAGATTTTAGCGAGGCAGCAGAGTCCTTTTTAGTGACATTGTGCGCACAATTATCAGGCGTCATTGCACATGCACATGCAGTGAGCAATATTGACGTATTTCGTAAAGCCAGCAGTTTACCTGCCTATAAGACCTTTCAAGGTGTTTCTGGTTCTGGCGGCATTGCAATTGGTCGTGCTATTGTTTTATATCCACCAGCCGATCTCAATGCCGTTCCAGATCGTGAAGCAGAAGATATTAGTGAAGAACTGGCTTTACTCGATAATGCACTGGGTACTGTACGTAAAGAAATTCAAGCACTTGATGATAAAATGCAAGATGCCTTAATGGCTGAAGAACGGGCATTATTTAGTGTTTTTTTAAGAATGCTGGATGAAAATGCCCTACCGACCGAAATTAAAGATGAAATTCGTGCAGGCAATTGGGCACAAGGTGCTGTACGTAATGTCATTGATAAACATATTGCACTCTTTGCCCAAATGGAAGATGACTATTTGCGTGAACGTGTATCTGATTTAAAAGATTTGGGACGCCGTATTCTTGCATCCTTACAAGAGGCAGATTCAAGCCATCGTGAATTGACAGACGAAAGTATTTTAATTGGTGAAGAAATTTCAACGGCTGCCTTGGTTGAACTTCCTGTCGATAAAATTGCCGCGATTGTCACCAGTGAAGGTGCGATGAATTCACATATGGTGATTGTATCACGTGCCTTGGGTATCCCTACGGTTGTTGGTGTCACTGAATTACCGATCAGTACCCTCGATGATGTCGAGATGATTGTTGATGCCCATCAGGGTCGTGTCTTTATTAATCCGCCACGACGCTTACGTACACGCTATAAGGAAATTCAAAAAGAAGAAGAACAAATTGCTAAAGACTTAAAACAGTATGAAACCAAAGATGCTATTACGCCCGATGGTGTTGCAGTACGTTTATTTGTCAATACAGGCTTAATGATTGATGTCGTTCGTGGTGTACAACGTGGCGCTAAAGGTGTGGGATTATATCGCTCTGAAATTCCGTTTATGCTGCGTGATCGTTTTCCTGGAGAAGAAGAACAACGTGCCATTTATCGCCAGCAGCTGAGTCATTTTGCCAATAAATCAGTGGTTATGCGTACACTGGATATTGGTGCAGATAAAGATTTACCCTATTTCTCAATTGAAGAAGAAAATTCAGCTTTAGGATGGCGTGGTATTCGTTTTACACTAGATCATCCCGAAATTTTTTCTTCACAAATTCGTGCCATGCTAAAAGCCAGTATCGGTCTTAATAATTTACATATTTTATTACCGATGATTACCAGTGTGAGCGAGGTCGAAGAGGCACTATATTTACTTGATCGTGATTGGCATGCCGTACAGGAAGAAGAACAGGTTAAGATTACCAAACCGAAAATTGGCATTATGGTTGAAGTACCCAGTGTACTTTTTCAAATTGATGAGTTTGCAGATCTGGTTGATTTTTTCTCTGTAGGTTCAAATGACTTAACACAATACCTTTTGGCGGTGGATCGCAATAACTCACGCGTTGCCAATGTCTACTCTCACTTTCATCTGGCCGTATTACGTGCTTTAAATCGCTTGGTACAAACCTGCCATCAATATGATAAACCCGTCAGTATTTGCGGAGAAATGGCAGGTGACCCACTCTCTGCTATTTTACTCATGGCGATGGGCTTTAATACACTATCCATGAGTTCGAGTAATATCTTACGTGTTAGGAAAGCCATTTGTCATGTGCCAATGACCGATGCAAAAATGCTTCTAGAACGTGCATTAACGATTAATAATCCGCTTATTGTCAAAAGTATGATGGAGTATTATTTTAAAACACATGGTTTGGGAGAAATGGTGAAATCAAGTACACGAATAATTGGTGCTTAA
- a CDS encoding mechanosensitive ion channel family protein: MNEILLIKYSVGVCIAALCIVAYVFSIFLIDKKKHLKGSILFHLSQAFALCCLVVVVGLYTQMAIIDFKLAFISIKIVDFLIVLSIALILMRKLFLLINLLERTQIQKGSDPTSAKIISRIFKISIFLILTLLFGEHFGMSLSGLMAFGGIGGIAVAMASKDILSNLFSGVMLYFDRPFNIGDWVCSPDREIEGTVVEIGWRLTKIVTFDHRPLYIPNSVFSSISVENPGRMSNRRIKTDIGLRYEDANKIAAIVDDIYNMLLHHQKIDTSQTLLVNFNAFADSSLNIMVYCFTKTTNWSEWLTAQQDVYLSIIEIVHAHGADFAFPSQTVYLDKSSLTSQHNAFTNH; this comes from the coding sequence ATGAACGAGATATTACTGATTAAATATTCAGTAGGTGTCTGTATTGCGGCCCTATGTATTGTCGCTTATGTTTTTAGTATTTTTCTGATCGATAAAAAGAAGCATTTAAAAGGTAGTATTCTCTTTCACCTCAGTCAAGCTTTTGCCTTATGTTGTTTAGTTGTTGTAGTGGGATTATATACCCAAATGGCAATCATCGACTTTAAACTGGCTTTTATCTCAATCAAAATTGTAGATTTTCTGATTGTACTGTCAATTGCCCTGATTTTAATGAGAAAGTTATTTTTACTGATTAACTTATTGGAACGTACTCAAATCCAAAAAGGCAGCGATCCAACATCAGCAAAAATTATTTCGCGTATATTTAAAATCAGCATTTTTTTGATACTTACCTTGCTCTTTGGTGAACACTTTGGCATGAGTTTATCTGGCCTGATGGCTTTTGGTGGTATTGGTGGTATTGCAGTTGCCATGGCCAGTAAAGATATTCTCAGTAATCTGTTTTCAGGGGTAATGCTATATTTTGATCGACCATTTAATATTGGCGATTGGGTCTGCTCACCTGATCGAGAAATTGAAGGAACAGTGGTGGAGATTGGTTGGCGCCTAACCAAGATCGTTACCTTTGATCATCGCCCTCTCTATATTCCCAATTCAGTCTTTTCATCGATTAGTGTTGAAAATCCGGGGCGCATGTCCAATCGACGTATTAAAACAGATATCGGTTTACGTTATGAGGATGCGAATAAAATTGCGGCTATTGTTGATGATATCTATAACATGCTACTACATCATCAAAAAATTGACACCAGTCAAACATTATTGGTCAACTTTAATGCCTTTGCCGATTCATCTCTCAATATTATGGTGTATTGTTTTACCAAGACCACCAATTGGAGTGAATGGCTCACTGCACAACAGGATGTGTATTTGAGTATTATTGAAATCGTCCATGCACATGGCGCTGACTTTGCCTTCCCATCACAAACGGTTTATCTCGATAAATCTTCACTCACTTCACAGCATAATGCATTCACCAATCATTAA
- a CDS encoding RNA pyrophosphohydrolase yields the protein MIDSEGFRPNVGIILANEFGQVLWAKRIGHNAWQFPQGGIQNGETPEQALYRELREEVGLLPEHVEIIAQTKGWLRYRLPHRYIRMDSDPVCIGQKQKWFLLKLTAPVQNIQLDLSDPPEFDQWQWVSYWYPLGQVVNFKRDVYRKAMVELCHQLPQNKI from the coding sequence ATGATCGATTCTGAAGGTTTCCGACCCAATGTCGGGATCATTTTGGCAAACGAATTTGGACAAGTTTTATGGGCAAAGCGCATTGGTCACAATGCATGGCAATTTCCACAAGGAGGTATCCAAAATGGAGAAACCCCTGAACAGGCACTTTATCGTGAGCTGAGAGAAGAGGTTGGCTTACTGCCCGAACATGTCGAAATTATAGCGCAAACAAAAGGTTGGCTGCGTTATCGTTTGCCACATCGATATATACGTATGGATTCAGATCCTGTATGTATTGGTCAAAAACAAAAGTGGTTTTTATTAAAACTAACAGCGCCTGTACAAAATATTCAACTGGATTTATCTGATCCACCTGAATTTGATCAATGGCAATGGGTAAGTTATTGGTATCCATTAGGGCAAGTCGTTAATTTTAAACGTGACGTATATCGAAAGGCCATGGTGGAGCTGTGCCATCAGTTACCACAAAATAAAATTTAA